In Choristoneura fumiferana chromosome 21, NRCan_CFum_1, whole genome shotgun sequence, a single genomic region encodes these proteins:
- the Sirt6 gene encoding sirtuin 6 has product MSCNYAEGLSPYEHKGILGVPEKFEPIDKFNKKCDLLAQLLNQSKHVVIHTGAGISTSAGIPDFRGPNGVWTLEKKGKKPSINVSFADAKPTKTHLILKKLIECKKVHYIVSQNIDGLHLKSGLARKYLSELHGNMFVDECNLCKRQFVRSAPVETVGKKCSGVPCAADHVRGRPCRGRLFDGVLDWEHSLPENDLLMAEWHSSIADLSICLGTTLQIIPSGNLPLETIKYGGKLVICNLQPTKHDNKADLIINYYVDEVLERVMNILGIQVPDYSENDNPMKLAACSIVDWTIARKDVLALEKIFKAKCKGVKKKRILIKKRNSDVNGISGDSNIDDKTKIIKLEAKDVPSDSVTENGIEQIKVENDADEQNISNHVVK; this is encoded by the exons ATGTCTTGTAATTATGCAGAGGGTTTGTCACCGTACGAACACAAAGGCATCCTAGGCGTACCCGAG AAATTTGAGCCAATCGATAAATTTAACAAGAAATGTGATCTTTTAGCTCAACTCCTAAACCAAAGTAAACATGTAGTTATTCACACTGGCGCAGGTATCAGCACTTCGGCGGGTATACCAGActttag aggcCCCAATGGCGTATGGACCttggaaaaaaaaggaaaaaaacctTCTATTAATGTGTCCTTTGCTGATGCAAAACCTACAAAGACTCACCTAATACTGAAAAAACTGATAGAATGCAAAAAAGTACATTATATTGTCAGCCAGAATATTGATGGTTTGCATCTTAAGTCAGGGTTGGCACGGAAGTATCTTTCTGAGCTGCATGGGAACATGTTTGTGGATGAATGTAATTTATGCAAAAG ACAGTTTGTCCGAAGTGCTCCTGTTGAGACTGTTGGCAAGAAGTGCAGTGGGGTACCATGTGCTGCGGACCACGTACGCGGGCGCCCCTGCCGCGGCCGCCTGTTCGACGGAGTCCTGGACTGGGAACACAGCCTGCCTGAGAATGACTTGCTGATGGCAGAGTGGCACTCCAG TATTGCAGACTTAAGTATATGCTTGGGAACAACACTACAGATCATTCCAAGTGGTAATTTACCTttagaaacaataaaatatgGTGGAAAATTAGTTATCTGTAACCTGCAACCTACAAAACAT GACAACAAAGCAGACCTCATAATAAACTACTATGTAGACGAAGTATTAGAGAGAGTAATGAACATACTCGGCATTCAAGTACCAGATTACTCAGAAAACGACAACCCTATGAAATTAGCTGCATGTTCTATTGTAGACTGGACAATCGCCAGAAAGGATGTCTTAGCATTAGAAAAGATATTCAAAGCAAAATGCAAAGGCGTTAAGAAAAAACGAATACTTATTAAGAAGAGAAATAGTGATGTTAATGGAATCAGTGGTGAtagtaatattgatgataaaacaaaaataatcaaactGGAAGCTAAAGATGTTCCAAGTGATAGTGTGACTGAAAATGGCATTGAACAAATCAAAGTTGAAAATGACGCTGACGAACAAAACATTAGCAATCATGTTGTAAAATGA
- the LOC141439492 gene encoding dolichol kinase-like encodes MASNIRHIYNTVDENCLRHIRTIYELSLSVDKIITSNLRTATIETRPAKSNGLWCFTLLPVILFLYTKLYDVPQLYRLATFLSIGLSCYCILFILFMSVSCLVLRDSLWGGCLPSGLIGSLLVYCYVREDMLFAAIFTLPPTFIFNEVLRRSLAYPKTFTIGEAMIVAQAVVISSTVVVANYTWYLSEDVKMDLINVAIVTVLSTVGLIVTALCHLKQEQRTLVVLGQFIGAAAVLELVELHVLLGGDCLPRLLYFIFMNQKRRQLIGFWLFLVIVAVILLYIRTNMAVKATTTTRKAFHIMAAFVFASGVLYDISLIKLAAGLGLGLLILVEALRLSKIEPISSALQSAFLIYSDEKDCGAFAMTPIYLYLGLAGPLWLVPPGAPALQRLAGVLAAGVGDSAASWFGSRYGERLWPGSNRTMEGTLFNILSQIVTVYGLVTFDFLDQEHTLFRTVVAATASSLVEAKTEQVDNLILPLVTLIAFQATYLFC; translated from the exons atgGCTAGCAATATTAGACACATATACAATACGGTAGACGAGAACTGCTTAAGGCATATAAGAACTATCTATGAGCTATCTCTGTCTGTAGACAAAATCATAACATCGAACTTACGAACTGCTACAATAGAAACGAG ACCTGCAAAATCCAATGGGCTATGGTGTTTCACTCTTCTGCCAGTAATTTTATTCCTGTACACCAAGCTGTATGATGTGCCTCAACTCTACAGGCTGGCAACGTTTTTGTCTATAGGCCTATCATGTTATTGCATATTGTTCATATTGTTTATGTCTGTATCTTGTTTAGTGTTGAGGGACAGTTTGTGGGGTGGTTGCCTACCATCTGGACTCATAGGATCTTTGCTGGTGTACTGCTATGTTAGAGAAG atatgcTGTTTGCAGCAATTTTCACATTGCCccctacatttatttttaatgaagttCTCCGGAGATCACTGGCATATCCAAAGACATTTACTATAGGGGAAGCAATGATTGTTGCACAAGCTGTTGTGATATCAAGTACTGTGGTAGTGGCCAATTACACTTGGTATTTAAGTGAAGATGTGAAAATGGATCTAATCAATGTTGCAATTGTT ACAGTGTTATCAACAGTGGGATTAATTGTTACAGCTCTTTGTCATTTGAAACAAGAGCAAAGAACCCTAGTGGTCCTTGGACAATTTATCGGAGCAGCCGCTGTGCTGGAGTTGGTGGAACTACATGTGTTACTAGGAGGGGACTGCTTACCGAGattgttgtattttatatttatgaatcaaaaaAGG AGACAGCTGATAGGTTTTTGGCTGTTCCTAGTGATTGTGGCTGTAATCCTACTATACATACGTACCAACATGGCGGTAAAAGCCACTACGACGACGCGCAAAGCGTTCCACATCATGGCTGCGTTTGTGTTTGCGTCGGGTGTACTCTATGACATCAGTCTCATCAAGTTAGCAGCAGGGCTGGGGCTGGGATTGCTTATTCTTGTTGAG GCACTGCGGTTATCTAAAATTGAGCCTATTTCATCAGCACTGCAGTCAGCGTTCCTCATATACAGTGATGAGAAG GACTGCGGCGCGTTCGCGATGACGCCGATCTACCTATACTTGGGGCTGGCGGGCCCGCTGTGGCTGGTGCCGCCCGGCGCGCCCGCGCTGCAGCGGCTGGCCGGCGTGCTGGCGGCCGGCGTCGGCGACTCTGCCGCCAGCTGGTTCGGCTCGCGCTACGGGGAGCGCCTATGGCCAG GTAGTAATAGAACGATGGAAGGCACATTATTCAACATCCTGTCACAAATCGTAACTGTCTATGGGCTTGTAACGTTTG attttctgGATCAGGAACATACTTTGTTTCGTACGGTAGTGGCGGCGACGGCGTCGAGTCTAGTCGAGGCTAAAACAGAGCAGGTCGACAACTTGATATTGCCGCTAGTGACCCTCATCGCCTTCCAGGCCacgtatttgttttgttga
- the LOC141439966 gene encoding activity-regulated cytoskeleton associated protein 1-like — protein MPMTTRAGAGRPEDEQYTYDDDAGEDARAAGEVRGAGSARAAGDTGSATPRAQPSPSQLFNAEQFVASFMHTFAQSQAEINRSLIENLRSTATTPTSRASEPAAAAAPQGNFSTCTARFNGRARDPEVLEAFLDAVEVYKECTAVSDEHAVRGLSMLLEGDAAVWWRGVKSTVTTWSDAATRLRAVYGAPRPAYKILREIFSAEQQSERAEVFVCKIRALLVKLPYVVPETMQIDVIYGLLHRRVRKRLPRDTIESVDSLLSKARAAEDTINESAIKLSSATIASDSVTEKVPAISVYNTNTGGSIPNAPDKPKRNRVRCSACKVYGHAAEVCRNTNGGNRVSAPFSSKVNAPISDRVSAPNTDRTTAPVTNG, from the coding sequence ATGCCGATGACGACGAGAGCGGGTGCCGGTCGGCCCGAAGACGAGCAATACACATACGACGACGATGCCGGCGAAGACGCTCGCGCCGCCGGCGAGGTACGAGGCGCCGGATCGGCTCGCGCGGCCGGCGACACGGGTTCTGCAACACCGAGGGCGCAGCCGTCACCGTCACAATTATTCAACGCTGAGCAGTTTGTCGCGTCGTTCATGCATACGTTCGCACAATCGCAAGCGGAAATCAACCGTAGTTTGATTGAAAACCTCCGATCGACCGCGACTACACCCACTTCGCGCGCGAGCGagccagccgccgccgccgcgccgcaggGGAACTTCAGCACGTGCACCGCGCGCTTTAACGGACGCGCGCGAGACCCAGAAGTACTAGAAGCTTTCCTGGACGCCGTGGAAGTATACAAGGAGTGCACCGCCGTGAGCGACGAGCACGCCGTGCGGGGCCTGTCCATGCTGCTAGAAGGGGACGCCGCCGTGTGGTGGCGCGGCGTGAAGAGCACCGTAACTACGTGGAGCGACGCCGCCACCCGCCTACGCGCAGTTTACGGCGCACCGCGCCCGGCGTATAAAATTTTGCGCGAAATTTTCAGCGCGGAACAACAGTCCGAACGCGCCGAAGTATTTGTTTGCAAGATACGCGCGTTATTAGTTAAATTACCGTATGTAGTGCCGGAAACGATGCAAATTGACGTAATTTACGGCCTATTGCATAGGCGCGTGCGTAAACGTCTGCCGCGCGACACTATCGAGTCAGTGGATAGCTTGTTAAGTAAAGCGCGAGCCGCGGAAGACACGATAAACGAATCCGCGATAAAACTAAGTTCTGCAACTATTGCGAGCGATAGCGTTACTGAGAAAGTACCTGCGATTAGCGTCTATAACACTAATACGGGTGGGTCTATTCCGAACGCGCCCGATAAGCCTAAACGTAATCGAGTACGATGTTCAGCATGCAAAGTCTACGGCCACGCCGCTGAAGTCTGTCGAAACACTAACGGAGGAAATAGGGTGAGTGCACCTTTTTCTAGTAAGGTAAACGCTCCTATTTCGGATAGGGTAAGTGCACCCAATACGGATAGGACAACCGCGCCTGTCACGAATGGGTAG